AGGAGAAGAAAACAATGCGCGAGATTATTACCCTCCAGTGCCCGGAGTGCAAGAACCGGAACTACTCGACCACGAAGAACAAGAAGACCACGACTGGCCGTCTGGAGTTCTCGAAGTTCTGCAACACGTGCCGCAAGCACACCGACCATAAAGAGACGAAGTAACGAAG
This genomic interval from Acidobacteriota bacterium contains the following:
- the rpmG gene encoding 50S ribosomal protein L33, whose amino-acid sequence is MREIITLQCPECKNRNYSTTKNKKTTTGRLEFSKFCNTCRKHTDHKETK